A genomic window from Solanum stenotomum isolate F172 chromosome 10, ASM1918654v1, whole genome shotgun sequence includes:
- the LOC125841699 gene encoding Werner Syndrome-like exonuclease, protein MAKIYGVEFYGDEIQVIVTNTAVVVNDWILETVHLHRRRLHKLLVGLDIEWLPCFKPEENHPVALLQLCVGRRCLLFQLLHRDGLPTFLAKFLGDPNVKFVGVGVKGDAEKLLSDHNLFVANTVDLNRLALSIYGEQVYGKMGLKRMAKEVLGKVMEKPMNVTLSKWDAEELVYQQIEYAAIDAFMSFEIAKNLFNLVWKRERESCPHPRVVKRQYLNCH, encoded by the coding sequence ATGGCGAAAATCTACGGAGTCGAATTCTATGGTGATGAAATCCAAGTGATTGTGACCAACACTGCTGTCGTTGTTAATGATTGGATTCTGGAAACTGTGCATCTCCATCGCCGGAGACTCCATAAGCTTTTAGTTGGGCTTGATATCGAGTGGCTGCCCTGTTTCAAGCCAGAGGAAAATCACCCTGTCGCTCTTCTCCAGCTTTGTGTAGGACGCCGTTGCTTACTCTTCCAACTCCTCCACAGAGACGGCCTTCCAACATTCCTCGCCAAGTTCCTTGGAGATCCGAATGTCAAGTTTGTTGGGGTCGGGGTTAAAGGAGACGCAGAGAAATTGCTTAGCGATCATAACTTGTTTGTGGCGAATACTGTGGATTTGAATCGATTGGCATTATCGATTTACGGAGAGCAAGTGTATGGGAAGATGGGATTGAAGAGAATGGCAAAAGAGGTGCTTGGGAAAGTGATGGAGAAGCCAATGAATGTGACATTGAGTAAATGGGATGCTGAGGAATTGGTGTATCAACAAATTGAATATGCTGCTATTGATGCTTTTATGTCGTTTGAGATTGCTAAGAATTTGTTTAATTTAGTGTggaagagagaaagagagagctGCCCTCACCCTCGAGTTGTTAAGAGGCAATATTTGAATTGTCATTAG
- the LOC125842444 gene encoding Werner Syndrome-like exonuclease, with protein sequence MAEIYVVPFYSDQIELTVTKNAVVVNDWILETLHLRKSNKLIVGVDIEWLPCFKPEENHPVALLQLCVGRRCLLFQLLHRDGMPGFLAKFLGDPNVKFVGVGVNGDAEKLLRDHKLFVANTVDLNRLALSIYGEEVYGKMGLKRMAKEVLGKVMEKPKNVTLSKWDAEELAYEQIEYAAIDAFMSFEIGRNLLNLVWKRERESRPLPRVQYLNCHYQPPLLLLQDTRGMFQTFALF encoded by the coding sequence ATGGCAGAAATCTATGTTGTTCCTTTCTACAGTGACCAAATTGAATTGACTGTTACGAAGAATGCTGTCGTTGTTAATGATTGGATTCTGGAAACCCTTCATCTTCGGAAATCCAATAAACTTATTGTTGGAGTTGATATCGAGTGGCTGCCCTGTTTTAAGCCAGAGGAAAATCACCCAGTTGCTCTTCTCCAGCTCTGTGTAGGACGGCGTTGCTTACTATTCCAACTCCTCCACAGAGACGGCATGCCAGGATTCCTCGCCAAGTTCCTTGGAGATCCTAATGTCAAGTTTGTTGGGGTCGGGGTGAACGGAGACGCAGAGAAATTGCTTCGCGATCATAAGCTGTTTGTGGCGAATACTGTGGATTTGAATCGATTGGCATTATCGATTTACGGAGAGGAAGTGTATGGGAAGATGGGATTGAAGAGAATGGCGAAAGAGGTGCTTGGGAAAGTGATGGAGAAGCCAAAGAATGTGACATTGAGTAAATGGGATGCTGAGGAATTGGCGTATGAACAAATTGAATATGCTGCTATTGATGCTTTTATGTCGTTTGAGATCGGCAGAAATTTGCTTAATTTAGTGTggaagagagaaagagagagccGCCCTCTCCCTCGTGTGCAATATTTGAATTGTCATTATCAACCGCCATTGTTGCTGCTGCAAGATACTCGAGGGATGTTTCAAACATTTGCTCTGTTTTGA
- the LOC125878272 gene encoding protein transport protein SEC16B homolog, whose translation MASNPPFLVEDQTDEDFFDKLVNDDDDDVGFKVTTSSTVLGAGASSVYVDGNESDEVKAFADFSISDDVDSGVETGKKEGEKVDKGVDSIAKPGLVVEGNRENSSGSLVSLTSGMSDGLLEPSNGNLETEVIDGMTENQTSGSSNSGVKEVGWSAFHADPGTNDASGFGSYMDFFSELGDNNGDATGNVGENVNKGSTVSPAEQVHDTKQNHETAHLENTSSLTQGQDSYAHDATTEQVADGQDLNSSQYWENLYPGWKYDTSTGQWYQVDSYESGANVQGSTDSNLVSDWSVSDGTPEVSYLQKTAQSISGNAAESGTTESVTNWNQVSQVNDATENLANWNQAMQASDHRGTVTDWNQATLASDAGVVTTDWNQASQLNNGYPSHMVFDPQYPGWYYDTIALEWRSLESYTSSAQSTVQGESQLDQSGLASVQTSSHTSDQRNYGAYGHNDNSRFQEFSSGGGDYNWSGSCGNYNQNQHSSNISQNENIAKSNTVSEYRGNQQLENNYNHDFSASSHVNRQISNHYEGTVPYNANTTQSQNDQRFFSGGGLGQQFSQPTLQQHEQKHASSDYYGIQTTANYSQQALQSSQQFAHAPTAGKSSAGRPPHALVSFGFGGKLIVMKDHSSFGNSSFGSQNPVGGSISVLSLMDVVSERFDNSSLVMGACDYTRALCQQSFPGPLVGGSPSIKELNKWIDERIANSESPDSDYRKGEVLRLLLSLLKIACQYYGKLRSPFGTDAALKESDVPETAIAKLFASVKRNGMQVNQYGSLAQCLQQLPSEGQMQATAAEVQSLLVSGRKKEALQCAQEGQLWGPALILAAQLGDQFYVETVKQMALRQLVAGSPLRTLCLLIAGQPADVFSLDSRAQSGMPVVNAVQQPAQFGANVMLDDWEENLAVITANRTKDDELVLIHLGDCLWKERSDIVAAHICYLVAEANFEQYSDTARLCLVGADHLKSPRTYASPEAIQRTEIYEYSKVLGNSQFILPPFQPYKLVYAHMLAEVGRISDALKYCQALSKSLKTGRTPETETLRQLVSSLEERIKTHQQGGFSTNLAPAKLVGKLLNLFDSTAHRVVGGLPPPMPTSGSSQGNEHHHQFVSPRVSSSQSTMAMSSLIPSEPSSEWAADSSRMTMHNRSVSEPDIGRTPRQVNSSKDASSINTGSNASGAGGISRFRRFGFGSQLLQKTVGLVLKPRQGRQAKLGDSNKFYYDEKLKRWVEEGAELPAAEPPLAPPPTVPAFQNGAPDYNVKSVLKSESPICNNGFPEMKSPTSSDNGAGIPPLPPTSNQFSARGRMGVRSRYVDTFNKGGGNPTNLFQSPSVPSIKPATAGNAKFFVPAPMSPVEETGNSTSNEQETSSNSESDSVSAVNGSTHSPAPTSSAAPIQRFASMDNLSNKGDVASSLSANSRRTASWSGSFPDAFSPNKSEIKPLGSRLSMPPSSFMPSDVNSMHSSTNGGSLSDDLHEVDL comes from the exons ATGGCTTCGAATCCTCCATTTTTAGTGGAGGATCAGACGGATGaggatttttttgataaattggttaatgatgatgatgatgatgttggtTTTAAGGTAACTACATCGTCAACGGTTTTGGGTGCGGGTGCGAGCTCGGTGTATGTTGATGGAAATGAATCTGATGAGGTTAAAGCCTTTGCTGATTTCAGTATAAGTGATGATGTCGATAGTGGAGTTGAAACTGGGAAGAAGGAAGGGGAGAAAGTAGATAAAGGTGTTGATAGCATTGCTAAACCGGGTTTGGTAGTTGAGGGGAATAGAGAGAACAGTAGTGGTTCTTTAGTGTCATTGACTTCTGGGATGTCAGATGGTTTACTCGAACCCAGCAATGGTAATTTGGAGACTGAGGTAATTGATGGTATGACAGAGAATCAGACCAGTGGATCGAGCAATTCGGGTGTGAAGGAAGTTGGATGGAGTGCTTTTCACGCTGATCCAGGTACAAATGATGCTTCTGGGTTTGGATCCTACATGGACTTTTTTAGTGAATTGGGAGATAATAACGGTGATGCAACGGGAAATGTCGGTGAGAATGTGAATAAGGGGTCAACTGTTTCGCCAGCTGAACAGGTTCATGACACAAAACAAAATCATGAAACAGCGCATCTGGAGAATACTAGTTCCTTAACACAGGGTCAAGATAGCTACGCCCATGATGCTACCACAGAACAAGTTGCAGATGGACAGGATCTAAATAGTAGCCAGTATTGGGAAAATCTTTATCCAGGATGGAAGTATGACACAAGTACCGGGCAATGGTATCAGGTTGATAGTTATGAATCAGGAGCTAATGTACAAGGAAGTACTGATTCTAATTTGGTTTCTGATTGGTCAGTTTCTGATGGAACGCCAGAGGTCTCGTACCTACAGAAAACTGCTCAGTCTATATCTGGCAATGCAGCTGAGAGTGGTACGACTGAGAGTGTCACTAATTGGAATCAGGTTTCGCAGGTAAATGATGCTACTGAGAATCTGGCAAACTGGAATCAGGCTATGCAGGCGAGTGACCATAGGGGGACTGTGACTGACTGGAATCAGGCGACACTGGCTAGTGATGCAGGTGTTGTCACAACTGACTGGAATCAGGCCTCACAACTTAACAATGGGTATCCGTCGCATATGGTTTTTGATCCTCAGTACCCTGGTTGGTATTATGATACAATTGCACTTGAATGGCGCTCTCTGGAGAGCTACACATCGTCTGCTCAATCAACTGTTCAAGGTGAGAGCCAACTGGATCAGAGTGGTTTGGCTTCAGTGCAGACTTCCTCTCACACTAGTGATCAAAGGAATTATGGTGCTTACGGGCACAATGACAATAGTAGATTCCAAGAGTTTAGCAGCGGTGGAGGAGATTACAACTGGTCTGGCTCTTGTGGTAATTACAATCAGAATCAGCATAGCTCAAATATATCGCAAAATGAAAATATTGCAAAAAGTAACACTGTGTCAGAATATAGGGGGAACCAACAATTAGAGAACAACTACAACCATGATTTTTCTGCAAGCAGCCATGTTAATAGACAAATCTCTAATCATTATGAGGGAACAGTTCCATACAATGCAAACACAACTCAAAGTCAAAATGACCAACGTTTTTTTTCTGGTGGGGGTTTGGGTCAGCAATTCAGTCAGCCAACACTCCAGCAACATGAACAGAAGCATGCCTCAAGTGATTACTATGGGATTCAGACCACAGCCAATTATTCACAGCAAGCACTTCAGAGTAGCCAGCAGTTTGCTCATGCTCCCACTGCAGGAAAATCATCTGCTGGCCGTCCACCACATGCTTTGGTCTCTTTTGGTTTTGGTGGAAAACTGATTGTGATGAAAGATCATAGTTCTTTTGGGAACTCATCCTTTGGAAGTCAG AATCCTGTAGGAGGTTCAATATCTGTGCTCAGTTTGATGGATGTTGTCTCTGAGAGATTTGACAATTCAAGTCTTGTGATGGGGGCATGTGACTATACCCGAGCTTTGTGCCAACAATCATTCCCTGGTCCACTAGTTGGTGGAAGTCCCAGTATCAAGGAGTTGAATAAATGGATTGATGAGAGAATTGCAAACTCTGAATCTCCCGACTCGGATTACAGGAAAGGCGAAGTTTTGAGGTTACTTCTGTCATTGCTAAAAATAGCATGCCAATATTATGGGAAACTCCGTTCTCCTTTTGGTACCGATGCTGCGTTGAAG GAAAGTGATGTTCCAGAAACGGCGATAGCCAAATTGTTTGCATCTGTGAAGAGGAATGGGATGCAAGTCAATCAATATGGCTCTCTCGCCCAGTGCTTGCAGCAATTGCCTTCTGAAGGACAGATGCAG GCGACAGCTGCTGAGGTTCAAAGTCTTCTAGTATctggaagaaagaaagaagcatTACAATGTGCACAAGAGGGGCAGTTGTGGGGGCCAGCTCTTATTCTCGCTGCACAACTTGGTGATCAG TTCTATGTAGAAACGGTGAAGCAAATGGCACTTCGACAGTTAGTAGCAGGGTCACCTTTGCGGACACTGTGCCTACTAATTGCTGGTCAACCGGCTGATGTCTTTTCTCTAGATTCTAGAGCTCAAAGTGGCATGCCTGTTGTAAATGCGGTTCAACAGCCTGCACAG TTTGGTGCCAATGTCATGCTGGATGACTGGGAAGAGAATTTGGCTGTGATTACCGCAAACAGAACGAAGGATGATGAACTGGTGCTTATTCATCTTGGTGATTGTTTGTGGAAAGAGAGGAGTGAT ATTGTTGCTGCACACATTTGCTATCTAGTGGCTGAAGCAAACTTTGAACAATATTCAGATACCGCAAGATTGTGTCTTGTGGGTGCAGATCACTTGAAATCCCCCCGAACTTATGCTAGTCCAGAGGCTATTCAG AGGACAGAGATTTATGAATACTCAAAGGTGCTgggaaattctcaatttattcTCCCTCCTTTTCAACCATATAAACTTGTGTACGCACACATGCTAGCTGAAGTTGGGAGGATATCAGACGCATTAAA gtACTGTCAAGCATTGTCGAAATCACTTAAAACTGGCCGAACCCCTGAGACGGAAACACTGAGACAGTTAGTGTCATCTCTTGAGGAAAGGATTAAAACTCACCAACAG GGAGGGTTCTCCACAAATTTGGCTCCTGCAAAATTGGTTGGTAAATTGCTGAACCTTTTTGATAGCACGGCTCATCGTGTTGTTGGGGGCTTGCCACCACCCATGCCAACAAGTGGTAGTTCACAAGGGAATGAACATCATCATCAGTTTGTGTCGCCTAGAGTCTCAAGTAGTCAATCCACCATGGCAATGTCATCACTGATCCCCTCAGAGCCAAGTAGTGAATGGGCAGCTGATAGCAGTAGAATGACGATGCACAATAGAAGTGTTTCAGAGCCTGACATTGGGAGAACTCCAAGACAG GTTAACTCATCAAAGGACGCAAGCTCAATTAACACAGGAAGCAATGCATCAGGAGCTGGAGGGATATCACGCTTTCGTCGCTTTGGCTTTGGCTCCCAGCTTCTCCAGAAAACTGTTGGATTAGTACTCAAACCCCGTCAAGGCCGTCAG GCAAAATTGGGTGATtcgaataaattttattatgatgAAAAACTTAAAAGATGGGTAGAGGAAGGCGCTGAACTTCCTGCTGCAGAACCACCCCTTGCACCTCCACCAACCGTTCCTGCTTTCCAGAATGGAGCGCCTGATTATAATGTGAAAAGTGTATTGAAAAGTGAAAGTCCTATATGCAACAATGGATTTCCGGAAATGAAGAGTCCAACTTCTTCTGATAATGGTGCTGGAATTCCACCTCTTCCACCTACCTCCAACCAATTCTCTGCTCGTGGTCGTATGGGTGTTCGTTCAAG GTATGTTGACACATTCAATAAAGGTGGTGGTAACCCAACTAATCTATTCCAGTCACCTTCTGTTCCTTCCATAAAGCCTGCTACTGCTGGCAATGCCAAGTTTTTTGTTCCCGCCCCGATGTCCCCTGTTGAAGAGACAGGGAACAGTACTTCCAATGAGCAAGAAACTTCAAGTAATAGCGAGAGTGATTCAGTTTCTGCTGTTAATGGATCGACCCATTCTCCTGCACCAACATCAAGCGCTGCGCCTATCCAAAGATTTGCAAGCATGGACAACCTCTCCAATAAAGGTGATGTTGCTAGCTCTCTATCAGCTAACTCCCGGCGAACTGCATCATGGAGTGGCAGCTTTCCTGATGCCTTTTCCCCaaataaatctgaaataaaACCACTAGGCTCTAGATTGAGTATGCCTCCGTCGTCATTCATGCCTAGTGATGTTAATTCGATGCATTCCTCAACGAATGGCGGCAGTCTCAGTGATGACCTTCATGAAGTAGACCTGTGA